In Blastococcus saxobsidens DD2, the genomic stretch GGCCGCCACCCGGTGGTGTCCCGCCGCGGAGGCAGCGACGGCCGGTCGGCCGGTTCGGCCTGCGGGACGACGGTGCCCCGGCTCGGCGCCAGGTCGGCCGGGTCGACGGTGATCGAGCGGAACATGCCGTGGACCAGGGCCGGTGCGAGATCCGGGCGGGCCCGGGACATCTCCTCCTCCGCCATCTGCGCAACGAGGACACACGGGGTGCTGGCGGGCGAGCCCAGATAGGGCCGGGACGCCGCCCCCACCATCGGGTGCCAGGGCACGCCCATCGCGCGGAGCAGCCGGCGCACCCGGTCGTCGACGATGGTGACCAGACCCGGGACGTCGCAGTTGCGGGCGTACCGCCAGAGGCCGTGGCACAGGGCGACGCTGACCTCGGCACCCGCGGCGCCGGCGCGGTAGCGGGGGTCCACGGCCAGGCTCCCGACGTCCCACACCGTCCCGGGGGCGAGCCCGACGGTGCCCAGGCTGTCGGCCACGGGCAGCTGCCACGGCTCGCCCGCCACGTCGAGCAGCGTCTTCACCGGGTCCGCGGCGGCGACGATCAGCCGTGCGGTGCCCAGGGCGGCGCCGCTCTGGTCGTCGATCACGACGACGAACCGCGACCGCGCCTCGTAGGGGCCGTACTCCTGCTCCATGACCTCGGGGGTGTTGCCGAACGCCTGCAGGAAGACCTGGGCCTCGACCTGGCGTGCGGCGTCCCGCTCGGCGGGGGACTGCGCCACGAGGAGCCGAAGGGCCATGTCAGACGGACTTCGCGACGACGGTGCGGGCGGCGAAGAAGTCGGCGGTGAACGCCACGGCGACGTCCGGGTCGAAGGCCTTGCACGTGTAGATGTCCACCGAGAAGAACAGCCGCGGCTGCTCCCAGGCGTAGAAGTGCGCGCCCGACGTCTCCCAGTGGATCCAGCCGGCCCAGCCGTACAGGTCGGAACGGTGGGTCACCGGCTCGAGGAGTTGCACCATGTCCACCTCGCGGGACAGCGCCGAGAGGTACGTCCGGATCTGGGCGTCGTCCACGGGCCGGGCGGGAATGCCCTCGATCACCAGGCGCTGCCGGACGATCTCCGGCGCGAGGTCGCGCCAGGCGACGGGTCGGGAGAGCAGCTTTCGGGCGGGGGAGGGCGGCGTCACGTGCCCATAGTCCCCAGTCGACCGCGCACCGTG encodes the following:
- a CDS encoding S-adenosylmethionine decarboxylase → MTPPSPARKLLSRPVAWRDLAPEIVRQRLVIEGIPARPVDDAQIRTYLSALSREVDMVQLLEPVTHRSDLYGWAGWIHWETSGAHFYAWEQPRLFFSVDIYTCKAFDPDVAVAFTADFFAARTVVAKSV